The Rhododendron vialii isolate Sample 1 chromosome 5a, ASM3025357v1 genome contains a region encoding:
- the LOC131326723 gene encoding UPF0481 protein At3g47200-like — translation MEDPNQSFDPTLVPLTNTIGKELLESSQKTTKSLFPARIYRVPEDLRELNKSAYIPRIISIGPHHRKEHLETPMQDVKKYYANYVFTRVTAGMNSDDQKRKKKTELLLKCVGKMKQSVDRAKKYYAEELKLDDDDMVKMMLVDGCFILELLYAYHTNKSKAAEEKTTNRRDSGNPKAWSSVQNPIDGGEDGSKSSSSGGGCEQPGADHRFDPIIDNILTANMIKQDLILLENQIPFFVLEELFELIVDKIPEENKLSSLTEYVVSYFDDIMRPEAENSDHSKTKTSCGLPDERVLLVYDSTKETEDGKKESSKANDYYYHILHFLHEYYLPKGENKDLPKKKRENKEPVEEKIEKKFIGLEVSASDLDFSGVKFVSVEGNVNLFDVNFKEHKGPFWWFCPARFEIPALVVHDPTEPLLRNLIALEQCCPGVRRYFTSYAKFMDMLISSKEDVKVLKKAKVICNHLGADKDVSDLFNKLCKEVVTGEFYFKDQYQLAYNYSKHRWPKLMAYWNRTYFSSPWRFRAVCVAIILFGMGLTQFIRSFLK, via the exons ATGGAGGATCCAAATCAATCCTTCGATCCAACTTTAGTCCCGCTTACAAATACAATTGGCAAAGAACTCCTTGAATCTTCCCAGAAAACTACCAAATCCTTGTTCCCCGCTCGCATTTACAGGGTGCCTGAAGATCTTCGTGAGCTCAACAAAAGCGCCTACATCCCTCGTATCATCTCTATCGGCCCTCATCACCGCAAAGAACACCTCGAAACACCTATGCAAGACGTCAAAAAGTATTACGCCAATTACGTATTTACTCGAGTGACGGCAGGAATGAACAGTGATGACCAAAAACgcaagaaaaaaacagagctGCTGCTGAAATGTGTGGGAAAAATGAAGCAGAGCGTAGACAGGGCCAAGAAATACTACGCAGAAGAACTAAAGCTGGATGATGACGATATGGTGAAAATGATGTTAGTCGATGGTTGCTTCATCCTTGAACTTCTCTACGCCTACCATACTAACAAATCCAAAGCAGCAGAAGAAAAGACAACAAATAGAAGAGACAGTGGCAACCCAAAG GCATGGAGTAGCGTTCAGAATCCTATTGATGGAGGAGAGGATGGCAGCAAAAGCAGCAGCAGCGGCGGCGGCTGCGAACAACCAGGGGCAGATCATCGGTTTGATCCTATCATCGATAACATTTTGACTGCCAACATGATCAAACAAGACTTGATCCTCCTCGAGAACCAGATTCCTTTCTTCGTACTTGAAGAGTTGTTCGAACTCATAGTGGATAAGATCCCCGAGGAAAACAAGTTATCATCACTCACCGAGTATGTCGTTTCATACTTTGACGACATTATGAGACCAGAAGCTGAAAATAGTGATCATAGCAAGACGAAAACTTCTTGTGGTTTGCCTGATGAACGTGTCCTCCTGGTTTATGATTCTACAAAAGAAACTGAAGACGGAAAAAAAGAGTCTAGCAAAGCTAACGACTACTACTATCATATTCTCCATTTCCTACACGAGTATTACCTTCCAAAAGGGGAAAATAaggatttacccaaaaaaaaaagggaaaataaggAACCCgtagaagaaaaaatagaaaagaagttCATTGGATTAGAGGTTTCTGCATCAGACCTCGACTTTTCAGGAGTCAAGTTCGTATCTGTTGAGGGAAACGTTAATCTATTTGACGTCAATTTCAAAGAACATAAAGGCCCATTTTGGTGGTTTTGTCCAGCCAGATTTGAAATCCCGGCTCTTGTTGTACATGACCCCACAGAGCCACTCCTTAGAAACCTCATTGCCTTGGAACAGTGTTGCCCTGGGGTTCGGCGATACTTCACATCCTACGCAAAGTTCATGGACATGTTAATTAGCTCTAAGGAAGACGTCAAAGTTCTTAAGAAAGCCAAAGTCATATGCAACCACTTGGGAGCGGACAAGGACGTATCTGATCTGTTCAACAAGCTGTGCAAGGAAGTTGTAACAGGGGAGTTCTATTTCAAAGACCAGTACCAACTTGCATACAATTATAGTAAACATAGGTGGCCGAAGTTGATGGCATACTGGAACCGTACGTACTTTTCTTCTCCATGGAGGTTCAGAGCTGTTTGCGTGGCCATTATCCTTTTTGGCATGGGGCTTACTCAGTTCATCCGCAGTTTCCTTAAATAA